The Montipora foliosa isolate CH-2021 chromosome 1, ASM3666993v2, whole genome shotgun sequence DNA segment AACAAGAAAAAAGTGGTTAGTTTAAAaatgaagtgcgggttataaacGAAATAGAAAAGTGATCCCCGCACTCATctgggcaatttaagcaatcgTCTCTTATAGACAACTGAAATATTCTGATGGCTTCAACGGaattcgaacctatgacctctgcaatgctaCTGCAACACTCTACCAATGACGCATTACAGAGgccatgggttcaaatcccgttgaaggcACCTGAAGTTTTTAGGTATCtataaaagacaattgcttaaagtgcctatagccccattctttttttgtctttgttttcgcCCAAATGTATCTTTGCATCATACCGAGAAAAATGGCCCAAAAATTCTTGTTTTTGGTCAAAACCGgaattttctttgtattttcaaagtggcGAAAAATCGAGGCTGCAGAATTCGCCGAAAGGGTATGGGTCGAGTGTAATTTGTGACGTAAAACCCGGACTTCAAACGTTCTGATTGTGACTTCGGTCAGAGCGAGCCACTCAGAACAGAGTTACATGTAGTACTAACTCTGGTCAGAGctgaaaaaatgactgagaaaTGTGTTGTCTTTGGCTGTAACAGCGTTCGAAACTGTTCCATTGAAGCACTTTGGAGTGTTTTCTGTATTTTTTAATTCGTCCTTCTTTCTTCCTCCTATAACGCTAGCCATTCTGCGTCTGCTAGCGGCTCGTCGGGATGCCTACGCGTTTCTTCCACATTTGTGGTTTGAAGGCTCCAGTTTTGGCGAGCCTTCAGCATCTAACTCGTAATCTTCTACTTCGGAGACCGCAGAATCTGAACGGCTGGAAACCAAACTGAAGTCGCCCGAGGCCATTTAATGAATGTCACTGCTCTTAGCCAATGTCCGCCGAATAACAGCTGTTTTCAAATACTAcgtcttttgcttttgtttttgtctctcctatgtttttgctttgtttgtccTGTTGCGAATGTTCGGGTTTTACGTCATTAGTGCTAGTCCTCCTTTCACCCGGTCGTTGGGCAGAAAAACCGTATTTTTGACCTAGAAGTACTACTTTTCCCAGCATGACACAACGATTCATCTGGGAAAAAAAGGTTTTGGGGGTTATAGGCACTTACCATCGTCTTGATAAGTGTGAgaatcacttctccatttcgcTGTtagtttatttgaaaaacatcaGTGGTGGAAATTAACGAACGCCGACTGTCAACGGCCACTTTTGAAAAACTAAGAAGTAAACCGTTCAATGCGTCATTTATACAATTTGCGACTGTAAGATAAGAATTGAAATGATGAATAAGTTTGCATACAAACAGGTAAGATTTTCAAAACAAGAGATCGACATTAAATTAAAAGTTAGATTTAAAAGCTAGGACTATGAGATTATTAAAATGAGCGAACATTCACCTTTGACCTTTTCTTGGGACTCGTGGGAAAGTGGACGCTTTTTGCCGCCTGAGTCTGTGGATTGCTTTAAATAAAACACACTAAACGTCACTTACcagatttttgcaaaaaaactgAAGGAAAACTGGGAAAGCGGATTAAAGGAAGGAGCCAACCATCCTGATACAGGTGATGTTACTGACTGTCACTAATTCAAAACCACCCAAATTTTTCATACAGCATGCGTCTTGATAAGACTGCGGCTTAGTTAGTCACCAAGATGTGTAACCAGTCTGGGTTGACAATCTGTGCATGTAAGAGTTTTGGCTACACAGCTATTCCGCCGGAATTTTGTCTAACGGTGACATGCGCAATGATCGTCAATGCCGCTTAAATTGAACTATCGGCCACACTTTCCATTGAACCTTTATCTTGCTTGTTTCTTAAAACAGTCATTGTTCTCTCAAATGAATTCTCACCGACAGCGAGAAAGAAGCATGATATTGGGAGTCATTTTCCTTGGAAAGGGCATTCTTCTCTCTATGTCGACGAAACGCCTGGCGAACCTAAAAGGATAGAAGTTTAAGAACAACTCACTTATAAATTTCACAATTAGCAAATAGGTTTTGTCACATCCCAGCTCTTTCAACCTGTTCAAACACAAACTAAATGTGGATGAGGTGCTGAATGAAGCCTAGGAAGACATCACTTTTCCAATGAATTAAGCGCCATGTGAAGAAGGATGCTACCGTAGTGAAGACGTAATGCTGTCATTTTATGCTTCACAGGAAATTATGCAAACAGGAATCTAATTTGAGTATAATATTCAAGTAGCAAAGCTGCTAAGGAGAAATGAGGGAAAAAAACACGGACATCAAGAGTTTTGGGGACATTCTGTGCAGAGCTGTTGGTGACAGATGACCGATAAAAACCAAATTGTTATCATGATATTTGGTTTACCCCGTTCCAAGCAACTCGCCCTACAATTGCAGGTTGATTTCTCGGCCATAGTTGCAGTCAGATGACGGATCGATTCGCATAAATTTGTACATACCTCATTGTTAAATAAACAATGCAACAGGAAAATGAGCAAGCGCTATAAAATTGAAATAATACCacagaaagtttttgtttttacatgtttATTTCTGATGCAACAAGTCCAGCTCAGTAAGACACAATATTGGCCAAGACAATTGGTTACACGTCCTCTTTACATCGTTATTTTGTGTTTATTATCTGAAAGTTACAGGTAATTTCCACTCACAGACAGCTTCTCTCCAAACGTTTCGTCAACAAACGGATCCGGTTGGTATTGGAAGCTCAGTTATCAGATCACAATTCTTTCAAACGTTCAAATGAACGTCCCGGCCCCAAATTATCAAACAGCTTAAACCTATAACCCCTTGTTTGTCACGATGTATTTTGCGCCCGACACGCATCTGTGAGGGCCGGGATGAAATGAATTGAAGTTTTGTCCGcttatttctttgccgtcatgcTACTGTCAAAAACATTCTTGCAGTTTaatcaaataaaatcaacatTATTCATGCTAACCTGAAATCCATTGACGATGGCAAAAGCATACTCGAAGACAACAGTGCCTTTGTTTAAAGCAAAAAGGCCAAGAATCCAGCCAACACCAAGAATTGGCGTAAGTACGAACAACCCCTTGACTCCAGCTCTGGGgaacaaaaaaacagcaaatgTTCAACTGACTGAATTAAAACTGTTTTGGTCGGGACGCAGATATTACATCAGCTCCCAGGACTGGTTTAGGACGCTAAGCTCCAACAGAGATACAGCACTGATTAACAAATGGCCCCAGCCCGACACACAAAAGAGCTCCCTCTATCACTGATTCAGTTAATAATTGCTCTATATTAAAGCAACGTTCTCTGTTACAAAATactataataatataatacaaaACAGTTGCATAGAAATCTTTAAAACGATAAATTAACTACTGAAAAAGGAATTAAACAAAGTTGAAAAGACATCTGTTTTTGAAGGTGCGTTTAAAACGTTTAGTTCTGATGGCCGGAAGCGTGAAGGGATGGCCTCTGTTTCTCAACAATCTGGATCGCAAAGGCGGCAAGACGTCCACCAATGGGGCATCAGTCGAGATATTAACACTTTTCCACAATCCTATTAGAAATTcccaatattttttaaactggcGTGACCTCCCTTAGGAAACATAACGCTCTATTTTGAAACTTATCTATTTTAGCAAGATATTTGTTGCTTTGCGAAACTCCATAAATGACATAATTAGACTGTGCAAAAGATAATGCAGGAATCAAATGAGTACCCATATTTCACAAGATGTACATACCCTTACCCGCTCTATTAAGTAGACTGTTCCCAATAGTTGGGTCACCACGAAAATACACCCCCAGAATCTTTAGAAATGTTTTctagtgagtttcaaatacaACAGGTGATAAAGACCTTTCAATTGTCCCCCTAACAATTATTTCTTTGGTCTTAGTAAGATAATTGTCATCCCATTCTTATTTGCCCAAGTAAGGATATTCACTACTTCAAGAGGTGTGATGTCTGAACTGTTTGCAAACGACCTCAATTGATAAGATTTCACTCTGCCCGTACTTACTTGATGTGGTCATGCTTGTCGTTTTTCACCGAGGACGCAGATACCACAACGGTCTTGATTACCATGAACAATATAAAGCAATTAACCTGTTAAACAGAAACGTCGATAGGTCAGCGGTGAATCAAACTACAATCTccgacaaaacctgttgagacaaagcgACATTTTTGATACTTCAACTACTTAAACAAACGTTCTGCTTAAAAGCTGCCCTTTTCCTTCCCCCCAAACTCTATCTTGATTTctcttggtcggaaatatactaaagaacatatgacaatactcagcaacattgactgaggggggaggggagtgggaaggggagAGTAAGTAGGGGTGTGTAAAAATGGAGGTGAATTTGTGTCAATgtttcaacagttttgtccgagattgtaggtTCAAGTACGCTTGAGgtacagttttgtccgagattgcaATCCccgacaaaacctgttgagacaaagcaACATTTTTGGTACTTCAACTACTTATCCAAAAGTTCCGCTTAAAAGCTGCCCTTTCCCCTTCCCCCAAACTCTATCTTGATTTctcttggtcggaaatatactgaagaacatatgacaatactcagcaacattgactgaggggggaggggagtgaGAAGGGGAGAGTAAGTAGGGGTGTGTAAAAATGAAGGTGAATTTGTGTCACTgtttcaacagttttgtccgagtaCGCTTGAGGCCAGTGAAGTATAGGGCAGTCATAGCACACGAAAACATCGACTGAAACAAGATTTTTGGCCCGGCACGAATGACAACTTCTATACGGCAAACATCCTCTTTACAGAAACCTAAGCGTGCTGGTCACTGCAATTTGTTGGATTGAAACGTAATTAAGGTGTCCTTGTGCTGGATACACAGTTATGAATCAAATATTTCAAACTTTGAGAATTAGTAAACTAATATGCATAGAAAATTATGGTGTAATTACCAATTGAATTACTTaccaaataaataatttaatttaatttaattaccacttaatgtaattaattaaattaattgtttAATAACAAAAACTGTGAAAAGGATGATAACAATAAGGATTAAAAAATAATGAACGAGGCGTTCCTCAAAAGACGAATTAGTAACCTATTGCTCCAAGGAACATTGGTTCCTAATTGAGAAAATTTTGGTTCCGAAGAGCAAATTTCTCCAaagacaacaaaaaacaaaagtgtGCGTAACTTTCTTGCGAAAAATGCATCATATCTCGTCTCAGAAGCACTAAACTTTTACTGGAAAAGCGATTTCAGTAACACGCTACCTTCTAATGGTCGGTAGCAAGATATCAAGAACATATCACTACTATCAGTACAAATGTTCTGCTGACATCACTTTTGGGAAATGGACGAtgtcgatgatgatgatgatgattatgaagACAATGATGATGGCGAAAAACTTTCACTTTTTACCTACCAGTATAATTCCAATCACCGGACCGATGAAAGCCCAAACTGTTCCATCTTCCAATGATAGCCAGCAGCTAAAAGAGAGAGTAAATGAGCATGCTCGTTCAAAGATGAAAGGTGAGTCTGGTTCAGCAATACGACTTGAATTTTCACCATCATCAATAAACTCACATTTCGTTGTTTCCGTAGTGGTTTGATTTCATAGCAGTTGTGATTCCGACTGGTATGATTGCAAAGCCTGcagaaaaattaagaaaatgcTGCTTTActttagaaagaaaaaaaaaacagagccTCCAGATGTtcgttttcactttttttgccgctgaccaaaCATTTAGTCTCCTTTTACATGGGAAGAGCAAAGAGCATCTACAAATATACGACATATATGCCGGGTAATCAAAGCAGTGACTGTTTCAGTTCCGCGGTAAAGCTGCAATCGTGAGGAATCACGAGGCGATGACGTATAGATGCTGCAGGTAAAATCCCTTCTCAGGTTTAATTCGTTTTttctaggttaaattggtgatcctcattttaccttggTTGAATACACATTCAGactgaattgaagaaacttttttggagcGTAACTCAAGTCTAGAGAAACTTAAAGTCAGCTTAGGATTAGTTTtagttattatacatggatatcaagtAACTtgttatacaaaagtaaataatgaaaagaactgtattgggatgagcatgttcgtcgttgtagtgtgtTCGTGAAGATAagggactatagatctggagaGTCCGAGGTCGAGTACCAGTAAGTGCATTGTACAATTCTTTAATCCCTTGTTATGTTGCAATGTCGAGACTCAATGGATAAGTGAATGACTATAGAAACCGACACGATGATACGAAACATCAATTGATATGCGTAAGACAGCTTGAGGGGAGGAATAGGTGTTTCGGCCCTTTGATACCTGCTTCAAACCAGGTATAGTGCATATTTAACCAAGGTAAAATGAAGATCACCAAttaacggattcaacctgaaaacgggTTTTACCAGCAACACCGACACACATCACTAAGTGAATTATGAATTGCAAACGAAGTACCTAAAAAGGACGCTGTGCTGATATATTACAATATCGAAGTCCTTTGGATTTACGTTAAGTTAAACGTAAAAATACCTTCTGATTCACTTTAGGAAGTGCCAGTGATTACAAAGGTCAGTCTTCATATGCTTAAAAGGTTTTTTCGTTCCAGAGTATGGCCTCGACTactaaaactgattgaaaatTTTGCTGTTTCGGACATGATATGGGCATACCATACTCGAAAGTAAATCTGGCATATTAATTCGGACAAAAAGAACTTACCCCATCCGAAAATGTAGTAATATAGAATTTTGACATTCTCTGTTTTGAAAACCTGGACCACTTTAAGATACAAGTGCAATCCTTCCACCAGCATCCAAGTAAAAGCGGTCAGAAAAAAGTAGTGTAGAAAAACAGCGATTGTTTTGCATATGacctgttttgaaaaaaaagggtAGCCGTCATATCCAATCAAGGATGGTCATTGAAACG contains these protein-coding regions:
- the LOC137998221 gene encoding adhesion G-protein coupled receptor D1-like isoform X2, which encodes MNNNEREWSPEGIEENSSSFESIVCETNHFTSFAVLIKHKDTQLSKKDRLALSIITYVGCGVSTVALIITLIVFLSIESLSADRHKIHTNLVVSLLLAQVLFLAGIKETSNKVICKTIAVFLHYFFLTAFTWMLVEGLHLYLKVVQVFKTENVKILYYYIFGWGFAIIPVGITTAMKSNHYGNNEICWLSLEDGTVWAFIGPVIGIILVNCFILFMVIKTVVVSASSVKNDKHDHIKAGVKGLFVLTPILGVGWILGLFALNKGTVVFEYAFAIVNGFQVRQAFRRHREKNALSKENDSQYHASFSLSQSTDSGGKKRPLSHESQEKVKASVSFKKKKSPKLVQVMPCSKDPDISDNSLLVNRTFESGSSNNLLATDAAKAEISSLHCPISDKERTPPKITHLVSQRTSTKRKHNRP
- the LOC137998221 gene encoding adhesion G-protein coupled receptor D1-like isoform X1, whose amino-acid sequence is MNNNEREWSPEGIEENSSSFESIVCETNHFTSFAVLIKHKDTQLSKKDRLALSIITYVGCGVSTVALIITLIVFLSIESLSADRHKIHTNLVVSLLLAQVLFLAGIKETSNKVICKTIAVFLHYFFLTAFTWMLVEGLHLYLKVVQVFKTENVKILYYYIFGWGFAIIPVGITTAMKSNHYGNNEICWLSLEDGTVWAFIGPVIGIILVNCFILFMVIKTVVVSASSVKNDKHDHIKAGVKGLFVLTPILGVGWILGLFALNKGTVVFEYAFAIVNGFQVRQAFRRHREKNALSKENDSQYHASFSLSQSTDSGGKKRPLSHESQEKVKASVSFKKKKSPKLVQVMPCSKDPDISDNSLLVNRTFESGSSNNLLATDAAKAEISSLHCPISEDKERTPPKITHLVSQRTSTKRKHNRP